The genomic segment ATATGGTTCACGATAAGGACTGACCGGTTCTTCTTCAGTCGGTCGTCGCGGTGGAAATCCGCTCTCCTCATCGGTCGATTGATTGATCTGTTCCGATTCATTCCGTGGTTCTTCAGGTCGATCCATCGGCACATGCCTCCTTCATAAACTCTCTTTACACAAGTATACCCCCATCACCTGGCAAGTTAGCCAAATGTGGGGGTCTTTTGAGCATATTCAGTAATTTCCCATAATCAGAGCTTCAGGAGTGGTGTCGGAATGACGGGATCGGTATCAAGCAAATGAATCTTGCTGAGGTCGACGTCCCGGCTCGCCAGTGTCTGGGAGACACTCATCCGGGCCAGTTCCTTCATGTTGTTGTCCTTGCTCAAGTGGGCCATATGGATCCGTTTCGTCCGCTCGTCGAGCACCTCGCTCATCGCGACTGCCGCGTCTTCGTTCGAGACGTGACCGTAGTCGCCGAGGATTCGGCGTTTGACGCTCCACGGGTAGTGTCCCATCTGGAGCATCCCGATGTCATGGTTCGCTTCGAAGATGTAGGCATCGGCACCACGGATCGTCCCTTTCATCCGGTCCGAGACGTAGCCGGTATCCGTGATGTGGGCGAGCCGTTTCCCTTCATGGGCGAACTGGAAGAACATCGGATCGGCTGCGTCATGGCTGACGTTAAACGATTCGACTTCGATATCGCCGAACTGTTTCACTTCGCCGACTTCCCAGAGGAACTTCAAGGCGGGATCAATCTTGCCGATTTTTGCTTCCATCGCGTCCCATGTCTTTTGGTTCGCATAGAGCGGGATATTGTACTTGCGGGCTAAGATGCCGACCCCTTTAATATGATCCGAGTGTTCATGGGTGACGAACAGCCCATCGATGCCTTCCGGTGACCGGTGAATCTGGTCGAACAATGCTAGCATTGCCTTTCCTGTCAATCCGGCATCGACGAGCAGCCGGCTTTGTTCACTTTCGATGTAGAGGGCATTTCCCGTCGAGCCGCTCGCAAGAACGCTATAGTGTAGGCTCATCGTGTATTCCTCATTTCTCTGAAACTGTATCGAGGCGTTCGATCGTCTGAACACCCCCGTCAATCGCGTTGACGAAATAAAGTTCTTCCCCGTCGAGTTCGATCTGCCACGTCGGCGGTAAAATCTGGACCGATTTTGTCCCTTCCGTCACGAGACAGAAATAGCCAAGCTTATGGCCTGTCATTTTTTTCGAGGCCGGGAAAAGACCTTGCTCCGACAATTGGATGACGGCTTCGCTCGCTGACAACAACGTCACGTCCTGTGCTTGGCGGACGACTTCGTTCAAATGACGTTGCTTATAGCTGACGATTTCCTTGTCATCGTTCAGCTGCAGGACGAGCAGAGACGGACCAATCATCGCCTCATCGTCCCGTGATTGCTCCGGTGTCGAATACAGCGGTTGTCCTTTATACGTCTGCACGAACGTCAGTTCATTTTGTTTATTATCAAACTTCCAAAACGTGTAGTCTGAACCGTGATTAACGGACGACTGGACGAATGAAGTCGCCGAGTCGCGCATCGCTTTTGTGTCGAGCGGTGACGGCTTCGACAACCGAACAGACCATTCGACCTGATTTTTGACTGATATGATCGCATCTTTAATCGGTGAGCTCTCTTTAGGTGCCAGTGAGCTCGAATCGACTTCTGCCGTCAAATAACCGATGTCGCGAGACGCGGTCTGCAGTTGTTTTTCGTCAATCTTCCGATCTTTTAAAATCGTCTTTCCGGACGCCGTCGTCGCGACGATCCGTGGTTCAATCATCCGATCCATCAATTGAACGACCAGGTAGACGTTCAGGATGAGGAAAGTCAGAATCAACAACGTCTTTGCTTTACTCCAATCCATTCAACATTACCCCTCATTTCCAATTGCTTGATCGACTGTGCTCCATTCTCCGTCCCGTTTGACGAACCATGCCGGTTCAAACAGGGCGTAGCGACTCGTCGCGATTTTGTATGTCATGCTGTAGCCGACTCGAATTCCGGTGATGTCCTGCATAAGGTCTGCTTGCTCCAGCTCTTTCACCGTCTGTTCAATCGTCGGTAACGTCGTTTCCTTTAACAAAAGTTTCCGGTCTGCCCGTAACATGCTCCGGCTGATCGACCGGATTTGATTTTCTTCGAACGTCATCTTGATCGTCGCTAAATCAAATTCTGGTTGTTCGAGCAACGGGCCAATTTCGCCGAAGACCGGATAACGATTCAAATAGAGACGGAAGATTGCCGTTTGTTGCTCTTCTTGACTACTCATTTGATCAAAGTAATAACGGAAGCCGCTGCGTTGCGTGACTTGGTCGAGCCAGCCTCCATGAATATTGATGTAGCTGACGAGCGTACTGTAATCGACTGCCGTACTTTGTGTGTTCGGTGACAGCGTGTTGAAACGATAGGCATTGTAATCCCGGTCATACGTCGAGACGCTGACCCCATCCGTCAACACGTCGAGTCCGTCTCGTCCCTTGATTTGTTGCACGTTCGTATTCGCTGTGAAGAACGCACTGCGGATCCGGTCGAGTGGTTTCGGGTCCTGTCCGACTTCGTCATAAACAAACACTTCTTCAAGACGAGGGGTTGCTGTTGCGACGTACGTGTAGTCACCGCCTTTAAGCTCGACCTTCGTCATCGGTTTTTTCTTATCGTAGGCAAAGAGACGTTTTAAGACTGTCTCGTCGCCGACCAATTGAAAGTCTTTAAAGCGACCCGTCGCTGACTCGAGCCGGAGAATCGGTCCGTCATAATCGAGCAGATAGAGCCGTTTAATCGGTTCAGTCATCGCAATCTCTTTTTCACCGAGTAGTTCTTCAAGCATCGCTGCCGTGACCGGTGTCGGGAAAATCATCTCGACGCTCCGTTTGCTGAGCGGGATGTTTGACGCTTTATCTGTCAAGACGAGGACACCGATATCAAACGAAGCACCAATCCGGTTCAAAATCGTCCGCCCGATGATTTGTGTCTGATAGGCTTCCACGCCATTCGAATAGACGACGAGTTCGGGATTGACGAGCTGGTTACTTTCAACCGTCTTTGAAGCATCAATTTCATTAAATGATACTTGTTCCTGCTCGATTGATTCACTACTTGGATGATATGTCCAAAGCATTGCCGTCTGAAAAATAGAACCACATACAAGTAGAATCAGCAGGGTCGTTTTCAGTCGTTGCTTCATCATCCGGCATCCACCTCTTCAATCACTTCATAAGGAAGGGTAAAGTAAATCGTCGTACCACGTCCCCATTCACTTTCTGCCCAAATGTCGCCGCCATGTGCCGAAACGACATCTTTCGCGATCGAGAGACCAAGACCTGTCCCACCAATCTTCCGTGCCCGTGCCTTATCGACACGATAGAAACGTTCGAAGATTTTTTGCAGGTTCGCTTTCGGAATCCCGACTCCTTCATCCTTGATGCTGATAACGATCCGTTTCGCCCGTAACATCGTCCGGACGGTAATCGTTCCGCCTTCCGGTGAATACTTGATCGCGTTCGTCAAAATGTTATCGGCAACTTGAATCAACTTATCCTGGTCCCCACGAATATAAACTTTCCGTTTCATGATTTTCCGGCGGAAGCGAATCCGCTCCGGTTTCGTCATGTCATGACGATCGAGAATTTCATTAATGAACTGGATATAGTCGAAGCGCACTTTATTCATCTTGTATTCCTTACTATCCATTTTCGACAGTTGCAGGAGGTCTGTGACGAGACGAATCATCCGCTCCGTCTCATTTTGTGTCGTCTCAAGGAAGCGTGGTGCCAGTTCTTCGTCTTGATAGGCCCCTTCTGCGAGTGCTTCGAGATAACTCCGCATCGTCGTCAATGGAGTCCGGAGTTCGTGACTGACGTTCGCGACGAACTCGCGGCGGTCCTGTTCGACTTGCTCTTGTTCCGTGACGTCATGCAAGACGATGATCATTCCGGTAATCGGTCCACTGTGTTTCTTGACGGGCGAGAAGAACGCCCGGACGAGGAATAGCTCATCCTCACTACTGAAATCAAGCAAACGTGGTGGCATTGTTCCGTCTTCCGGAATCATGAAATCGTCCCCGAGTGCGAGCAAATCCTTCAGATTCGTTCCGACCATGCCTGCCTCTTCGACGCCGACGATGTCTTTCGCCTGATCGTTCATCAAGATGACACGGAGCGTCCGGTCCGTTGCAATCACACCATCCGTCATGTTTTCGAGGACGCTCGTCAACTTCCGTCGTTCCGCTTCCGTCGTCGCGTTTGCTTCGAGCAACTCGTCGGTCAATTCATTGAACGACCGGGCCAGCTGTCCGATTTCGTCATCGGAATAGACTTTTACTTTCCGGGAGAAGTTCCCCCGGCGCATCTCGATTGCTTGCCGACGCATGTCGGAAATCGGTCGCGTGATCGTTCGAGATAACAGCACCCCGAGAATCGACGTGATGACAAGTGCAATCACTGTTCCCGTCGCTAGAATGCGGGTGACCTGTTGCATCTGTGAATAGATCGACTCCATCGATGCCCGGACATAAATCATCCCGATCGTCGAACCATCACCTTCTGACGTGACAGGTACGGCGAAGATTCGGATTTTATCTTCATTCGGATCAAGGACGGTATCGATTCGGGTCGAACTCGTCGCCTGCGCTTTTTTGATTAACGAGTTTGTCGCCCGTTGCCCAACCGCCGACTGGTTGTCCTCATCCGACGTCGCTTGAATGACAGAATCCTGATCGATGATTTGGACTTCGAGAATGTCGTTCCTTGAAGTGGAGCCACTACTAAACTCAGACAGCAGCTGCCCAAGAGACTCAGACAACTGCCGTTTAGAGGCTTCATCATCGCCTGCCTTATCAAATTCCTTCCCGACATTGTAAGCTACAAGTCCGGCTCGGTCCTCGACAGATTTTGAGAAGTTTGTAATGTACTGCTTTTCAAGGGAACGAACGAAATAGACTCCAATGACTTGCATCGCGACTAAAATCAGTAACGCGTATATGACGACAAGTTTCCACTGGATGGATTTAAAGAAGTTCGTTCCTTTTAACATAGTTATTCATTCTCCCCATCTTGGAGATAATAACCGACACCACGACGTGTCATGATATAGATTGGTGTACTTGGATTGTCTTCGACTTTCTCACGTAGACGGCGTACCGTCACATCGACCGTCCGAACGTCGCCGAAGTAATCATAGCCCCAGACTGTCTGAAGAAGATGTTCGCGCGTCATGACTTGTCCGATGTTCTTCGCTAAATAATGCAACAGTTCGAATTCACGTTGTGTGAGTTCGATTTTTTCTTCACGCTTCGTGACCGTATGAGAGTTTAAATGAATCGTCAACTCACCAATCGTAATATCATCCGGGTCATCACTGACTGGTTTTTCATCACGTCCTCGTTTTCGCATGTTCGCTTTGACACGTGCGAGTAGCTCGCGTGAACTAAACGGTTTCGTTACGTAATCATCCGCACCGAGTTCCAGTCCGAGTACTTTATCGATTTCTGAGTCTTTTGCCGTCAACATGATGATGGGTGTCTCAAGTGTTTTTCGGACTTCACGACAGACTTCCATCCCATCCATTAAAGGCAACATGATGTCGAGCAAGATCAAGTCTGGTTTGAATTCCTCGACCTTCTCAAGTGCTTCGATGCCATCATTGGCAACAGCGACGCTGTAACCTTCTTTTTCAAGTTTAAATTTTAATATATCCGCAATCGGTTGTTCGTCGTCGACGACGAGTATTCTACGTTCCGTCAATGGGTGTTCCCCCTTAAAAAATTTCTATTCAATCTATTTTACCTGTTTTTTCGGCATATAGAAAGGTGGCGACGGAAACTACCGACGCCACACCCCTACCATTCAACCGATTTCATGTGGAACGTTCCACGTGAAACATTACTTTTAGTATACGCTCTTATCCTTTTGTTTGTGAATTATTTCGCTTATCAAAAGATATAAAAAAAACAGGTGCGGCATCGATTGATGCCACGCCTGTTTGTATTCGACTTATGCTTCTTCGTAAAGATCGCGAAGGACGACTGTCTGCTCGCGACCTGGTCCGACCGAGAACGTGACGAGTGAAATGTTCGTCAAATCTGCGATCCGTTTTACGTAGTTTTGAGCATTGATCGGAAGGTCTTCAAACTTACGAATCCCTGTAATATCTTCTTTCCAACCCGGTAACTCTTCGTAGACCGGGACACACGCTTCAAGATCACGGAAGCTTGCTGGGTACTCATCGATTTGTTTTCCGTTGAATTCGTACGATGTACAAATCTTCAACGTTTCAATCCCCGTCAAGACATCGATCGAGTTCAAGGACAGGTCTGTCAAACCACTCGTCCGACGTGAGTGACGAACGACAACCGAGTCGAACCAACCGACGCGACGCGGACGACCTGTCGTCGTACCATATTCGCGACCGACTTCACGGATGTGATGACCGATTTCATCGAACAATTCCGTTGGGAACGGACCATCACCAACACGTGACGTATAGGCCTTACAGACACCGACGACGTGGTCGATACGAGCAGGACCGACACCGACACCTGACGCGACGCCACCCGCTGAAGCATTTGATGATGTGACGAACGGATACGTTCCGTGGTCGAGATCGAGCAAGACACCTTGCGCTCCTTCAAACAACACTTTTTCCCCTTTATCGAGGCTATCGTTGACGACGACTGATGTATCACAGACATACTTCGCGAATTCTTGACCATACGCGTAGTACTCTTCGAAGATATCATCAAAGGCAATCGGCTCTGCGTCGTACATTTTCGTAAACATCCGGTTCTTCTGTTCAAGCACGATTTGAAGTTTTTCAGCGAATGTTTCTTTATCGAGTAAGTCTGCCATCCGGATCCCGATCCGTGCTGCTTTATCCATGTAGCACGGTCCGATTCCTTTCAGCGTCGTTCCGACTTTCGCGTCGCCTTTTGCTTCTTCTTCGAGCTGATCTTGCAATTGATGGTATGGCAAGATAACATGAGCACGATTTGAAATTAATAAGTTATCTGTAGAAACACCACGATCGTGCAGATACTTTAATTCCTTGACGAGCGATTTCGGATTGACGACTAGGCCATTTCCGATGACACATTTCTTGTCTGAGTAAAAGATCCCTGAAGGAATCAAGTGTAACTTATACGTCTCATTATTGAATACGATTGTATGTCCTGCATTGTCCCCACCTTGATAACGAGCGACGACATCGGCTTTTTTC from the Exiguobacterium oxidotolerans JCM 12280 genome contains:
- a CDS encoding MBL fold metallo-hydrolase translates to MSLHYSVLASGSTGNALYIESEQSRLLVDAGLTGKAMLALFDQIHRSPEGIDGLFVTHEHSDHIKGVGILARKYNIPLYANQKTWDAMEAKIGKIDPALKFLWEVGEVKQFGDIEVESFNVSHDAADPMFFQFAHEGKRLAHITDTGYVSDRMKGTIRGADAYIFEANHDIGMLQMGHYPWSVKRRILGDYGHVSNEDAAVAMSEVLDERTKRIHMAHLSKDNNMKELARMSVSQTLASRDVDLSKIHLLDTDPVIPTPLLKL
- a CDS encoding two-component system regulatory protein YycI; translation: MDWSKAKTLLILTFLILNVYLVVQLMDRMIEPRIVATTASGKTILKDRKIDEKQLQTASRDIGYLTAEVDSSSLAPKESSPIKDAIISVKNQVEWSVRLSKPSPLDTKAMRDSATSFVQSSVNHGSDYTFWKFDNKQNELTFVQTYKGQPLYSTPEQSRDDEAMIGPSLLVLQLNDDKEIVSYKQRHLNEVVRQAQDVTLLSASEAVIQLSEQGLFPASKKMTGHKLGYFCLVTEGTKSVQILPPTWQIELDGEELYFVNAIDGGVQTIERLDTVSEK
- a CDS encoding YycH family regulatory protein, yielding MMKQRLKTTLLILLVCGSIFQTAMLWTYHPSSESIEQEQVSFNEIDASKTVESNQLVNPELVVYSNGVEAYQTQIIGRTILNRIGASFDIGVLVLTDKASNIPLSKRSVEMIFPTPVTAAMLEELLGEKEIAMTEPIKRLYLLDYDGPILRLESATGRFKDFQLVGDETVLKRLFAYDKKKPMTKVELKGGDYTYVATATPRLEEVFVYDEVGQDPKPLDRIRSAFFTANTNVQQIKGRDGLDVLTDGVSVSTYDRDYNAYRFNTLSPNTQSTAVDYSTLVSYINIHGGWLDQVTQRSGFRYYFDQMSSQEEQQTAIFRLYLNRYPVFGEIGPLLEQPEFDLATIKMTFEENQIRSISRSMLRADRKLLLKETTLPTIEQTVKELEQADLMQDITGIRVGYSMTYKIATSRYALFEPAWFVKRDGEWSTVDQAIGNEG
- the walK gene encoding cell wall metabolism sensor histidine kinase WalK, with amino-acid sequence MLKGTNFFKSIQWKLVVIYALLILVAMQVIGVYFVRSLEKQYITNFSKSVEDRAGLVAYNVGKEFDKAGDDEASKRQLSESLGQLLSEFSSGSTSRNDILEVQIIDQDSVIQATSDEDNQSAVGQRATNSLIKKAQATSSTRIDTVLDPNEDKIRIFAVPVTSEGDGSTIGMIYVRASMESIYSQMQQVTRILATGTVIALVITSILGVLLSRTITRPISDMRRQAIEMRRGNFSRKVKVYSDDEIGQLARSFNELTDELLEANATTEAERRKLTSVLENMTDGVIATDRTLRVILMNDQAKDIVGVEEAGMVGTNLKDLLALGDDFMIPEDGTMPPRLLDFSSEDELFLVRAFFSPVKKHSGPITGMIIVLHDVTEQEQVEQDRREFVANVSHELRTPLTTMRSYLEALAEGAYQDEELAPRFLETTQNETERMIRLVTDLLQLSKMDSKEYKMNKVRFDYIQFINEILDRHDMTKPERIRFRRKIMKRKVYIRGDQDKLIQVADNILTNAIKYSPEGGTITVRTMLRAKRIVISIKDEGVGIPKANLQKIFERFYRVDKARARKIGGTGLGLSIAKDVVSAHGGDIWAESEWGRGTTIYFTLPYEVIEEVDAG
- the yycF gene encoding response regulator YycF, giving the protein MTERRILVVDDEQPIADILKFKLEKEGYSVAVANDGIEALEKVEEFKPDLILLDIMLPLMDGMEVCREVRKTLETPIIMLTAKDSEIDKVLGLELGADDYVTKPFSSRELLARVKANMRKRGRDEKPVSDDPDDITIGELTIHLNSHTVTKREEKIELTQREFELLHYLAKNIGQVMTREHLLQTVWGYDYFGDVRTVDVTVRRLREKVEDNPSTPIYIMTRRGVGYYLQDGENE
- a CDS encoding adenylosuccinate synthase; translation: MSSVVVVGTQWGDEGKGKITDFLSKKADVVARYQGGDNAGHTIVFNNETYKLHLIPSGIFYSDKKCVIGNGLVVNPKSLVKELKYLHDRGVSTDNLLISNRAHVILPYHQLQDQLEEEAKGDAKVGTTLKGIGPCYMDKAARIGIRMADLLDKETFAEKLQIVLEQKNRMFTKMYDAEPIAFDDIFEEYYAYGQEFAKYVCDTSVVVNDSLDKGEKVLFEGAQGVLLDLDHGTYPFVTSSNASAGGVASGVGVGPARIDHVVGVCKAYTSRVGDGPFPTELFDEIGHHIREVGREYGTTTGRPRRVGWFDSVVVRHSRRTSGLTDLSLNSIDVLTGIETLKICTSYEFNGKQIDEYPASFRDLEACVPVYEELPGWKEDITGIRKFEDLPINAQNYVKRIADLTNISLVTFSVGPGREQTVVLRDLYEEA